From Panicum hallii strain FIL2 chromosome 2, PHallii_v3.1, whole genome shotgun sequence, a single genomic window includes:
- the LOC112879321 gene encoding zinc-finger homeodomain protein 9-like has protein sequence MEAMDVKYKPLMFPNGAAVKKVKPAAVAPAAGEPLYRECLKNHAASLGGHAVDGCGEFMPSPGANPADTTSLKCAACGCHRNFHRRMVEGSPPPPAPLALPAPPVLPSVLHGQRHRGGEETPDDRLPGAVDDSDSDSDGSEYDEERSVSPPPPPHHVPAPVAQQPPPPPYFPSGPHMLLSLGSGAPGAAVAAAAQRLPPAQLTPSSAPPPGGAMPRKRFRTKFTAEQKQRMQELSERLGWRLQKRDEAIVDEWCRDIGVGKGVFKVWMHNNKHNFLGGHSARRSASSSAPAGPGAGAPPLHAPTANAGAAAPSFNTSAITPPPPVLTSSPPSASGFNINGAASSAPTASAGHPDNVNGASSPQSA, from the coding sequence ATGGAAGCCATGGACGTCAAGTACAAGCCCCTCATGTTCCCCAACGGCGCCGCCGTCAAGAAGGTGAAGCCGGCGGCCGTGGCGCCGGCAGCGGGGGAGCCGCTGTACCGGGAGTGCCTCAAGAACCACGCCGCGAGCCTGGGCGGCCACGCCGTGGACGGCTGCGGGGAGTTCATGCCCTCGCCGGGGGCCAACCCCGCCGACACGACGTCGCTCAAGTGCGCGGCGTGCGGGTGCCACCGCAACTTCCACCGCCGGATGGTGGAgggctccccgccgccgcccgcgccgctggCGCTTCCGGCGCCGCCTGTGCTGCCCAGCGTGCTGCACGGCCAGCGGcaccgcggcggcgaggagacgcCCGATGACCGGCTCCCGGGGGCCGTCGACGACTCCGACTCCGACTCGGACGGCTCCGAGTACGACGAGGAGCGGTCGGTgtccccgccgcctccgccgcaccACGTGCCGGCGCCGGTGGCGCAgcagccgcccccgccgccgtacTTCCCGTCGGGGCCGCACATGCTGCTCTCGCTGGGCTCCGGCGCGCCGGGGGCCGcggtggcggccgcggcgcAGAGGCTGCCCCCCGCCCAGCTGACGCCGTCGAGCGCGCCGCCCCCCGGGGGCGCGATGCCGAGGAAGCGGTTCCGCACCAAGTTCACCGCCGAGCAGAAGCAGCGGATGCAGGAGCTGTcggagcggctcgggtggcggctgCAGAAGCGCGACGAGGCCATCGTCGACGAGTGGTGCCGCGACATCGGCGTCGGCAAGGGCGTCTTCAAGGTCTGGATGCAcaacaacaagcacaacttcCTGGGCGGCCACAGCGCCCGGCgcagcgcctcctcctccgcccccgccggccccggcgccggcgcgccgccccTCCACGCCCCAACCGccaacgccggcgccgccgcaccGTCATTCAACACGTCCGCCATCACCCCTCCCCCTCCCGTCCTCACCTCGTCACCGCCCTCCGCAAGCGGCTTCAACATCAacggcgccgcctcctccgcccccaCCGCCTCCGCCGGCCACCCGGACAACGTCAACGGAGCCTCGTCGCCGCAGTCCGCATAa